GATTTTGAAAATGAAAAAAAAGGGGATGAGACGTCAATCCTGAATTTAATCACTTGTTTTAAAGGATTGAATCAGGAATAAATGCGTTAATTTTAGAGTTGAATCCATTTTTTGCTGTTGATTTAATGAGAAACAGCGATTCTCTACCTGCCACAATAAATTAAATAGAAAGTGGTCTTTTTAAAACCAAGGAGTCAGGAGTCACATATGTGTGGAATTGTTGGATTTGTAGGAAATGGTGTGATCCCGGGACGGTTGCTTCAAGGGTTGCAGCGTCTGGAATATCGGGGTTATGATTCTGCCGGAATGGCGTTATGTACAGAAGATAGCCATCTTCATATCTTGAGAAGAGTCGGCAAGTTGGCAAACCTAAAAAATGACACACCTGAATTTCTGGAAACAATACACTCCCCAATTCGTGGCGGCATCGCCCACACCCGCTGGGCAACCCATGGAAAACCTAGCGAAGCAAACGCGCATCCCCATCTCAGCCAGAATGGGACTATTGCGGTTGTCCACAATGGAATCATTGAAAATTACCAGACACTGAAAGATCAGTTGATTCGGCAGGGATTTGAATTCAAAAGTGAAACGGATACCGAAGTCCTGGCGCATTTGATTGAATATCATTATCAGGGAAATCTGTTTTCAGCCGTATTGTCCGCCTTGCACCTTGTGGAAGGTACTTATGGGATTGCGGTCCTCAACGCTTTGGAACCCAATGTTCTGGTAGCCGCCAGAAAATCAAGTCCGCTGGTTGTCGGCCTGGCAACTGAAGGAAATTATGTGGCGTCAGACATGGTCGCCATGGTCCAGGAAACACAGCGGGTGATTCATCTTGATGACTATGATGTGGTGCTTTTATCCGAAGATCCACCTGTAATCACCAATCTGAAGAATAGAATCCGTGAATATGAGGTATCAACGGTTGATTTCCATCTGGATGATGTCAGTAAGGGGAATTTTGAACATTTCATGTTGAAAGAAATTCATGAACAACCCGATACCATTCGGAATGCGACACGGGGAAGAATGGATTATGAAACAGGAAACGCCAAACTCAATGGCCTTGGATGCACGGCCTATGACATTGCCCAAATCCGTCATGTCACCATTGTCGCCTGTGGTACTTCACGTTATGCGGGACTGGTCGGGGAGTATCTGATTGAAACGCTGGCAGGCATCACCGTGGATGTGGAATATGCCAGCGAGTTTCGCTACAGAAATCCAGTCATCATGCCTGGAACTGTGGTCCTGGCAATCAGTCAGTCCGGCGAAACCGCAGATACACTTGCGGCTCTGATGGAAGCCAAATTGAAGGGTGCGACGGTGTTTGGTATTGTCAACTCCGTTTCCAGTGCCATTGCCCGTGAAGCCGGACGAGGCATTTATCTTCATGCGGGTCCGGAGATCAGTGTCGCCTCTACCAAAGCCTTCACGAGTCAGGTGATGGTTCTCACTTTGCTGGGACTTCTGTTGGGTCGAAGCAGTCGCCATTCATTGACCGAAGGACAAAATCTTATCCGTGAAATAGAGGCATTGCCTGAAAAGATCGAATATATTTTAAAAAACGAACGACCCAAAATTTATCAGGCGGCGCAATATCTCAAGGATTTCGAGAATGTATTTTATATTGGTAGAAGTTTCAATTATCCTGTGGCCCTGGAAGGAGCCCTCAAGTTGAAGGAAATTTCCTATATTCATGCCGAAGGATATGAATCCGCTGAATTGAAACATGGTCCAATTGCTTTACTGGATTCGCGCAAGCCAGTTCTGGCGATCATGTCAAATCAGGCAGGTTATGAAAAAATAGTGGGCTCTGTAAAGGAAGTGATGGCACGTGACGCCCCTGTGATTTGTCTCGGAACCGAGGGCAACACCACATTGTCACAGTATTCACCCTATGTATTGAGTATTCCGGAGTGTCCGGAGTTGTTGTCACCTGTACTCAATACTGTGGTGCTTCAGTTGCTGGCCTATGAAGTGGCTGTAGCCAAGGGCCTTAGCGTTGATCAACCGCGTAATCTGGCTAAAAGTGTGACGGTCGAATGACACACGTTCTGTAGAGAGACGTAATAGGTTACGTCTCAGCTTAATAGAGAATGATAACCACATAGAGATGTAACATGTTACGTCTCTATAACCTGGAGGATAGTATGGAAACAATGGCATTGAGCAAAGAAGGATCTGTCTATGTATTGACCTTGACCAATAATGCGACAGGCAATGCGTTCACACTTAAAGCTCTTGAAGAATATCATGCGGTGTTTGATCAAATTGAACAATCTGGAGAGAATTGCTCTCTGGTGGTGACCAGCAGCGATCCTAAATCATGGTGTACAGGAATTGATCTGGAATGGATGAAAACCCAGCCGGAAAATTATTTTCCTGAATTCGGTCAATTGCTGGATAAATTTTTTATTCGACTGGCTCTCCTTCCAGTACCAACGATTGGATGTCTTACCGGACACACATTTGCCGGGGGAGCAATCATGGCCGCATGTTTTGATTTTAAACTCATGAGAAAAGACAAAGGCTGGTTCTGCCTGCCAGAAGTGGACATCAATATTCCATTCACACCGGTAATGCATCAGATTATTAGCCTGTTTCCTAATCAGCAAGCATTGAAAGAACTGGTGTTGACGGGAAAACGAATAGGAGGACAGGAAGCCGCGGATTCAAAGCTGGTGGATTCCTCATGGCCGGACGCAGAACTGAAAACCAAAACCATGGAACTGGCCCAGATACTTGCAGGAAAAAATCGAAAGGTTTATGCCAGTATTAAACGAGGATTGAAGTCAAATTTAAAATGAAAGGGCCAAGGAAAATCCAGTGGGTAATCCCCGCTGGATTCTCGCTTGAGCCCAAGGCAGTTCGCTTCTCTGGTAGGACTGGACTACGTGCCCGTCAAAAATACGATTTTTGGCGTTTGCGGGGCATGTAATCCCCGCCTACCATCCTCAAAATCAGAAGAACTGAACAGACCTGGATTGATCCCAATTTCATGCCGACATTCGTTCAAGCATGGGGGTTTCAGGGAAGGTCGGCAACGCAATCTTGTGATCAACGCTATAAAGGTAGTCATTGAACACATGTTCCGCAGTGAGAATTTGCCAGGAACCATCAGGACGGCGAATTGTCGTATCTTTCAGACGGTAAACATAATGGCCGCAAGTCCAGACCTTATAATTTTTCATGCCAGTACACAGGCACGTTTTGTCTTTGACTGAAATCATTTTGGAAGTGGATTGTGCCACTGTATCCGTGTAGGCCTTGATATAGGCACAGTTGCTATTGCCATCGAGGAGATAACCCAATTCTTCACAATTCGGACGAATTCCCACACCAATTGCCGGCGATGATTTGAGCATTCGCATCGGATAACCCGTAGGGGAGATGGTGTTGACTTCCACATCCTCTTCATTGGATTTGAAATATTCCTGCTTGACGTTGGTGGGCAAGCCACATTCCTCTGTGACGGTAAAACGTGTCGCCACCTGCACCGCCGCATTACCCGATTCAAGATATTCCATGGCATCCGTTCCCGTAAAAATCCCTCCAGCCGGAATCACCGGGATCTTAAGATTTTCCTGTTCCAGAAATTGATGGACTTCCTGCACAATGGTTTTCAGGTCATATTCAGCCCAGTCCATTCCAAATCCGAGATGACCTCCGGCCAGGGGACCTTCTACAACGATATAATCCGGCATCCGGTTTACACGTGCGGCTTTTTTCAGAAAAGGTCTGAGTGCCCGGACTGAAGAAACAATAATTCCGAGCATGGTATCACGGAATCGGGGATGGTCCTGAATCAACTCAAAAGATCCCAGATGCAATCCAGCACTCAGTGTGATTCCGTCAATGCCTGCATCCATGGCCGCAGTCAACCGGACTTTGAGTGTCCCCTTGGGGTTATTCATGGTCAGTTTTTCCATGCAGTTGACAAACACTGCACCAGAGCCTTTTTTCTGATCCATGGTTTTTCCCGCATGATTTCGGGTTGCCTCGGCTAATTCTTCCAAATTGAACTGGACGCTTGATTTGTCGAGATTGTCGGCATTGTCCTTGTGCTGAAGATATTTATTTTTGCTGAAAGTGGTCTTGAAACGCTTGTCAGCCACGCCAAGCACCATTGCGTCTGAAATATGCCCGATTCCACCCAGACGGGCGATTTCCAGGGCGAGATCTGCTGTGGATATGTCTACGCCCATGCCGCCAATCATGATTGGCACATATTCTTTGTTTCCAAGTTTTAACCTGAAATCATCAACTCGTTTCATTGTTACCTTTTCCTGGTACAGGGTTTCAGGAACAGGGGACATCACCC
This portion of the SAR324 cluster bacterium genome encodes:
- the glmS gene encoding glutamine--fructose-6-phosphate transaminase (isomerizing), whose product is MCGIVGFVGNGVIPGRLLQGLQRLEYRGYDSAGMALCTEDSHLHILRRVGKLANLKNDTPEFLETIHSPIRGGIAHTRWATHGKPSEANAHPHLSQNGTIAVVHNGIIENYQTLKDQLIRQGFEFKSETDTEVLAHLIEYHYQGNLFSAVLSALHLVEGTYGIAVLNALEPNVLVAARKSSPLVVGLATEGNYVASDMVAMVQETQRVIHLDDYDVVLLSEDPPVITNLKNRIREYEVSTVDFHLDDVSKGNFEHFMLKEIHEQPDTIRNATRGRMDYETGNAKLNGLGCTAYDIAQIRHVTIVACGTSRYAGLVGEYLIETLAGITVDVEYASEFRYRNPVIMPGTVVLAISQSGETADTLAALMEAKLKGATVFGIVNSVSSAIAREAGRGIYLHAGPEISVASTKAFTSQVMVLTLLGLLLGRSSRHSLTEGQNLIREIEALPEKIEYILKNERPKIYQAAQYLKDFENVFYIGRSFNYPVALEGALKLKEISYIHAEGYESAELKHGPIALLDSRKPVLAIMSNQAGYEKIVGSVKEVMARDAPVICLGTEGNTTLSQYSPYVLSIPECPELLSPVLNTVVLQLLAYEVAVAKGLSVDQPRNLAKSVTVE
- a CDS encoding enoyl-CoA hydratase/isomerase family protein; this encodes MLRLYNLEDSMETMALSKEGSVYVLTLTNNATGNAFTLKALEEYHAVFDQIEQSGENCSLVVTSSDPKSWCTGIDLEWMKTQPENYFPEFGQLLDKFFIRLALLPVPTIGCLTGHTFAGGAIMAACFDFKLMRKDKGWFCLPEVDINIPFTPVMHQIISLFPNQQALKELVLTGKRIGGQEAADSKLVDSSWPDAELKTKTMELAQILAGKNRKVYASIKRGLKSNLK
- a CDS encoding nitronate monooxygenase, whose protein sequence is MKRVDDFRLKLGNKEYVPIMIGGMGVDISTADLALEIARLGGIGHISDAMVLGVADKRFKTTFSKNKYLQHKDNADNLDKSSVQFNLEELAEATRNHAGKTMDQKKGSGAVFVNCMEKLTMNNPKGTLKVRLTAAMDAGIDGITLSAGLHLGSFELIQDHPRFRDTMLGIIVSSVRALRPFLKKAARVNRMPDYIVVEGPLAGGHLGFGMDWAEYDLKTIVQEVHQFLEQENLKIPVIPAGGIFTGTDAMEYLESGNAAVQVATRFTVTEECGLPTNVKQEYFKSNEEDVEVNTISPTGYPMRMLKSSPAIGVGIRPNCEELGYLLDGNSNCAYIKAYTDTVAQSTSKMISVKDKTCLCTGMKNYKVWTCGHYVYRLKDTTIRRPDGSWQILTAEHVFNDYLYSVDHKIALPTFPETPMLERMSA